AACGTGGTCGAAGCGGGCAAGGCCCCGAACCATGGGCGGGCTTACAAGCTGGACGCGGCACGGGTGCAGTCTCTGGTCGGAATGGACATTCCTGAAAGCGAACAGCGTCAGACCCTGACCCGCCTGGGTTTCCGCCTTGAGGGTGAGATGGCTCATGTGCCCAGCTGGCGTCCCGATATCATGGGTGAGGCCGATCTGGTGGAAGAGGTCGCGCGGATTGCGTCCCTGACCAAGTTGCAGGGCAAACCGTTGCCGCGCGTGACGGATGGTATCCCCAAGGCAGTGATGACGCCAACGCAGCGCCGTCAGTCCATGGCGCGTCGGACCTGTGCCGCGTTGGGCTATAATGAATGTGTGTCCTACACCTTCATTGATCAGGCGTCCGCAGCGCTGTTCGGCGGAGGTGATGAGGCGACCCAACTGGAAAACCCGATCTCGTCCGAGATGAGCCACATGCGCCCCGACTTGCTGCCCGGCCTGTTACAAGCGGCGGCGCGCAATCAGGCGCGAGGCTTTGCGGATGTGGCTTTGTTCGAGGTTGGCCCGGTGTTCCATGACGGAGAGCCCGGCGATCAGAAAACCCAGATCACCGGCTTGCTGGTCGGTCGTGACGGACCGAAAGATGTACACGGGGCCGCGCGAGCGGTGGATGTGTTTGACGCCAAGGCAGATGCTGAAGCTGTACTGGCTGCCATTGGTGCACCGGCGAAGGTGCAGATCCTTCGTGACGGGGACGCCTGGTGGCATCCGGGACGTCATGGCAAGATTTGCCTGGGTCCGAAAAAGGTACTGGGCGTGTTCGGCGAACTACATCCGCGTGTCTTGCAGGCGATGGACATCAAGGGTCCGGCGATGGCGTTTACGATCTGGCCGGACGAGGTGCCTCTGCCCCGCAAATCCGGTGCAACCCGCGCCGCGTTGGAGCTGCGAGATCTTCAGGCGGTCGAACGTGATTTTGCCTTTGTCGTCGATGAAGGTGTCGAGGCGCTGACGGTGGTGAATGCTGCAGCGGGTGCTGACAAGGCGCTGATCGAGGATGTACGCGTCTTTGACGAATTCATCGGCGGAAGCCTGGGTGAAGGTAAGAAATCTCTGGCCATCACCGTGCGCCTGCAGCCGACGGACACGACGCTGAAGGAAAAAGATATCGAAGCGGTGGCCGAAAAGATCATCTCGAAAGTTACCAAGGCGACCGGCGGCGTCCTGCGCGGGTAACTCAGGATCGCCTTCGGCGAGAGTATTTTTGAAAAGATGAAGGGGCGGCGGCGCCCTTTCTGTATTTGCGGAGGACTGAATATGCTGAACGTTTACCTCTCGGGCGAAATCCACACCGACTGGCGGGAACAGATCATTGAGGGTGCGCAAGGGTTGGATGTGACATTCAACAGCCCTGTGACCGATCATGCTGCCAGCGATGATTGCGGTGTCGCCATTCTAGGGGCCGAGCCGAACAAATATTGGCACGACCATAAGGGCGCGATGGTCAACGCGATCCGCACGCGCAAGGGGATTGCGGATGCGGACGTCGTGGTTGTTCGGTTTGGAGACAAGTACAAACAGTGGAACGCAGCCTTTGACGCGGGTTATGCTGCGGCACTTGGCAAGTCGATCATTGTTCTGCACGGCCCGGATCATCAGCACGCGTTGAAAGAAGTTGACGCAGCCGCGCTTGCCGTGGCTGAAGAGCCTGCTCAGGTTGTGGAAATTCTGCGCTATGTGTTGACTGGCGCGCTGCCCGGCTGAGACATGCAAAAAGGGTGCCGCCAAAGGCACCCTTCCAAAATTCAATCGTTTAGCCGCGCGCAGGTATGACCTTGCCGCGCTGAACCGCCGGACGTTGCATGAAACGGTCGACATAGGCGACGGCATTGGCGTAGCCGTCCCAGCCGACAACGTCCTTCGTGCCGTAGAAATCCAACGCGTTCAGCCATGGCGCAAGGGCAATGTCGGCGATTGAATAGTCGCCTGCGATCCAATCTTGCCCTTCAAGCTGGGTGTTGACCACGTTCAACAGGCGTTTCGCCTCTTTGACATAGCGTTCGCGCGGGCGGGGGTCTTCGATCTCGCTGCCCGCAAATTTGTGGAAAAAGCCCAGCTGGCCGAACATCGGACCGACCCCGCCCATCTGAAACATCAGCCACTGGGTGATGCGGTGTTTGTCGGCGGCGCTTTCACCCAATAACTTGCCCGACTTCTCTGCAAGGTACAGTAGGATGGCGCCGCTTTCGAACAGGGCAAGCGGTTCACCATCAGGCCCGTTGGGATCGATGATGGCAGGGATTTTGTTGTTCGGGTTCAGCGATAGAAACTCGGGGCTTTTGACATCCGCATCTGCAAGCGTCACCAGATGAGCCTCGTATGGCAGGCCGGTTTCCTCAAGCATGATCGACGCTTTGACGCCGTTTGGGGTTGGATAGGAGTACAGTTGGATCTTGTCCGGGGATTGGGCAGGCCAGCGGGCCATGATCGGATGAGGTTTGTTGTCCAGCATTGGGGGCTCCTGATTGGATATCTCGTCAAAGCTAGGGATCAAACTGTGATCATGTAAGCCCTTTGCCCTGTGCATTTCCGGTCAGGCCGTGTTTTTTGACGAACAACGGGGAAATCCGGCGAAAGTCGCACCTAGACCGAAACGCAATCTTAGCTCACAATCCGGTGACCCCCGCGAAAACCTCGCGGGTTTCTTGCTGTTGAAAGGAGATGCGCGTGGATGAGGTCGTAACACAGGTGGGCGCATACGCCCCGCTGATCATGAATGCAGTCAAGGCGCTTGTCGTTCTGATCCTGGGCTGGATTGTAGCCGGCGCAATCGGTGGCATGGTGCGCCGCCGGATCAACTCGACGCCACATATCGATCCCACACTCGGGAACTTTATGGCGAGCCTTGTCAAATGGGCCATACTGGCCATGGTTCTGGTTGCCGTTCTTGGCATCTTTGGGATCGAAGCCACAAGCATCGTTGCCATTCTCGGCGCCGCTTCTCTGGCCATTGGTCTGGCACTTCAAGGCACGCTCAGCGATTTGGCTGCCGGTGTCATGCTGGTCGTCTTCCGACCCTACAAACTGGGTCAGTATGTGGATATTGGCGGCACAGCAGGAACCGTGAAGGATTTGAACCTGTTCACCACCGAACTGGTAACCCCTGACAACGTTCAGATCATTGTCCCGAACGGTCAGTCCTGGGGATCGATCATCACCAACTTTTCGGCACATGACACGCGTCGCGTCGATCTGGTGTTCGGTATTGATTATGGTGACAGTGCGGACAAGGCGATGCAAATCATCTTGGACGTGGCCAAAGCGGACGACCGCATTCACAGCGATCCCGAGCCCTGGGTCAAGGTCACCAATCTTGGGGACAGTTCAGTGGACCTGACGGCGCGGCTCTGGTGTGATGCGGCGGATTATTGGGATGCCAAATTCGAACTGACCAAGGCTGTGAAAGAAGCCTTTGACGACAAGGGTATCTCGATCCCTTACCCACACGCAGTGGAAATTCAGAAACAGGGGTGACGGCTCCTGCCTGTCAACCGGGCATAAAATTTGCCCTTATCCTGTTGGGCTGGGCACCGCGCGAAAGCGCGGTGCTTTTTTGGTTTGTAAACTGTGGTTCAGAACCATCTTTGCTTATGATTTGACGACCACGTTGGGCGAAACCACGTCAATACCCAGGGCTTTGCCGACGGCATAGTAAGTCAGCTGCCCTGCATGAACGTTCAGACCTTCCAGAAGGTGCGGATCGTCCTGACATGCCTGTTTCCAGCCTTTGTCTGCCAGAGACAGCATGAAGGGCATCGTGGCGTTGCCCAATGCGATGGTCGAAGTACGCGCCACAGCACCGGGCATGTTTGCCACGCAGTAATGCATGATGCCATCGACGTCGTAGATTGGGTCGGCATGGGTGGTGGCTTTCGAAGTCTCAAAGCACCCGCCCTGATCGATGGCGACGTCAACCAGAACTGCGCCCGGCTTCATCGTCGACAATTGAGCGCGCGATACAAGTTTAGGAGCCGCAGCGCCAGGGATCAGTACGGCACCGATCACCATATCGGCATCCCGGATCAGCTCGGCCGTGGCGCCCGCCGTTGAATATTGGTTCTTGAATGTCCCACCAAAGACGTCATCCAAATAACGCAGGCGTGGCAAAGAGCGATCCAGAACGGTGACGTCTGCGCCCATGCCAGCGGCGATCTTTGCTGCGTGCGTACCCACGACGCCGCCACCAATCACGACGACTTTGGCCGGGCCAACACCGGGAACGCCGCCCATCAGAACACCGCGTCCACCATTTGCCTTTTGCAGGGTCCACGAGCCGACCTGAGGCGCCAGACGACCAGCGACTTCGGACATCGGCGCCAGCAGAGGAAGACCGCCATTGGCATCGGTTACGGTTTCATAGGCGATTGCTGTACAGCCCGATTCCAGCAGGTCATGGGTTTGCTCTGGGTCGGGTGCCAGATGCAGGTATGTGAACAGCAACTGACCTTCACGCAGCATCTTGCGTTCGACAGCTTGCGGTTCTTTGACCTTGACGATCATGTCAGCGGTGGCGAACACTTCTTCTGCGGTGTCGATGATGCGTGCGCCTGCTGCAACATAGGCGTCATTGTCAAAACCAGCGCCAATGCCTGCGCCGGTTTCGATCAGTACTTCGTGGCCGCGGGCAACCGCTTCCTGAGCGGCGTTGGGTGTCATGCCGACGCGGAATTCCTGAGGTTTGATTTCCTTGGGGCAACCGATTTTCATGGAGGTCTCCGTTCATAAACTGCTTAAATTATGTGCAGTTCGGCGCGCAATTTCTGTGAAAGAAAACGTGCGGTGGGAATTTTCTTTGGAAGAATCTCCTGTATAAGGTGTAAATCCCGCAAAGGAATTGCACGAATGGCCTTAGATACGACTGATAGAAAGATTCTGGCGGCCCTCCAGAAAAACGGCCGGATGTCGAATTCGGAGCTGTCCGAGCAGGTCAACCTGTCGCCGTCTGCCTGCCATCGGCGTGTTCAGCGTCTCGAGGTTGAGGGGTTCATCCGCAACTATGTGGCGTTGCTGGATGCGCGCAAGATGAACGTGCCTACAACCGTCTTTGTCGAGATTACCTTGCAAGGACAGGCCGAAGAGGTTTTGGATTCTTTTGAAAAGGCAGTGGCGCGTATTCCCGACGTATTGGAGTGCCACCTGATGGCGGGAACGGCGGACTATATCCTGAAAGTGGTGGCCGAAAACACCGAGGATTTTGCGCGCATTCACCGGCAATATCTGTCGCGATTGCCCGGGGTGGCGCAGATGCAAAGCTCGTTTGCTTTGCGCACAGTGTTCAAGACCACCGCTCTGCCAGTCTGAATTTCAGGCGGGGCCGGGATAGGTGAACAGCAGCAGGTGCACCAGATTGAACCCGAAATGCATCGCAACGGGCACCCAAAGACGCTGTGTTGAATAATACCCCAAACCACAGGCCAACCCGAGAATTGAGGCAAAGACCACTAGTGCCGGTCCGCCGCCAAAGTGAGCCAACCCGAACAGCAGGCTAGCCGCAATAACTCCTCCGACGGCGCCAAGACGTGAGATGACGGCGGATTGCAGGTAGCCACGAAAGAAGGCTTCTTCCGTCAGGCAGGTCAAAAACAAGTTGGACAGGACAAAGACCAGCCACCACCGTGGGACCGAAAATTCTGGCTGTATCGCGCCGACGGCAAGACCCAATAGAAACAGCCCCGGCAACAGCAGGAGCCCTGCCACCAGCGGGCCGAATTTGGTCTGAATGGTGCTTTGAAGCATTCCGGGCCAGGCTAGAAGAACGGCGAAGAAGACCATCGGTTTGTCCAGATTCAGGTGCATTGTGAACCCTGTACTGGCGGCCCCGGTCTGCACCTGATCCAACACTTTCAGGTTCTGAAATCCGGGCAGAAGATGCGCACCCATGGCCAGACACCACAGGATCAAAAGCGCGTGTCCTGCGACCGCAAGCCGCCCTTTGAGGTGCGGCAGCAAGGCGGCTCCGGCCAGCCCACCGACCACAGCCGCAATAGCCAGAAGTGACATCAGCCCCGTTGCTGAGGCGATGCTTGCAAACAGAACCAGCAGTGACAGCGCGACCGCCCAGTGCCCCACAAGCGCAGTTACCTGCGCGGCGATCAGAATCAACCAAGGCCAAATCGCCGGTAATAGAGAAAGAAAGAACGTCACGCGCTTTGCATCCTGTAAGTCCAGACAGTCTTGCCGCACAAAATCGAGGCAATGCAAGCATTCAGCACGCTGCGCGTTCCTGTGTTCTGCCTTGCGTCAATTCTGACGCTTGTAACCTCTGGTTTGGGCGTTCACATTTGGGGGAAAGACCATATGCCCGCGCCGACTGGATTTTCGGAGATTTCGGCAGCATTGGGCGTCGTCGCCTTACATCAATTTATCTGATGACATCAGGCGGTTACACGGGCCCGATATGGTTCGAACCCGATAACAAAAAAGGAGCTAACCTTGGCTTACGAAAACAACGGTGGACCCAAAGATTGGCTTGAGGCCGAATTGGAAGACACGTTGGACGAAGATTTTGAGATCGAGTTCAGCGAACCGATGCTGTCGATGGAAGTGCGGAAGATCTATCGGGAACAACACCCGGATATGCTGGATCGCAAGGTCTATTTCCGCAACCTGCTGCGCCTGCAAGCTGAGCTGATCAAAGTGCAGGATTGGGTTCAGCACACCGGTGCCAAGGTTTGTATTCTGTTCGAAGGTCGCGACAGCGCGGGCAAGGGGGGCGTGATCAAACGGATCACCCAGCGCTTGAATCCACGTGTCGCGCGTGTGGTCGCCCTGCCCGCGCCCAGCCGTCGCGAGCAGAGCCAGTGGTATTTCCAGCGTTATGTGCCGCATTTGCCTGCGGCCGGCGAGATCGTGTTGTTCGACCGGTCATGGTACAACCGCGCAGGCGTCGAACGAGTTATGGGTTTTGCGTCCGAGGATCAGGTTGAACAGTTTTTTCAGGACGTTCCCGAATTCGAACGGATGTTGGTGCGATCAGGGATTATTCTGCTGAAATACTGGTTCTCGATCACGGATGAAGAACAGCAGTTGCGATTCCTCATGCGGATTCACGACCCGATGAAACAGTGGAAGCTGTCACCGATGGATCTGGAATCCCGCATCCGTTGGGAATCTTATACCAAGGCGAAAGAGGATATGCTCTTCCGGACCAATATTCCCGAAGCCCCTTGGTACATTGTCGAAGGCAATGACAAAAAACGCGAGCGGTTGAACTGTATCGAGCATCTTTTGACCAAAGTTCCATACACGGATGTGCCACAGGAAAAAGTCAATCTGCCTGACCGCCGATATAACCCGGAATATGAGCGTCGCGTTTTGCCGGATGAATTGTACGTGCCAAAGATTTACTGATGGCGCCATGCGGGGCGAGCCAGCCGCCCCGCACCTCAGCTGCTATCAGGCTGCTTCGATCATGCAGCCCGTGCCCCAGAAATTGAACACATAGATGTCTGCGTCATCTGTTCCGTCCGAGCCAGCATAGTCGTCAACGGGGGCTTCGACCGGGTCCATGTCATCGACCTCAACAATGTCCATGTCGTCGGTGTCTGTATCCTGCATGTCATCCTCGGCCATGTCCGACGGTGTCATGTCGTCTGTCTCCCAGTGGAACTGATCAATCTGCGCCAGAACGTTATCCAGGAAAGCTTCCAGTTCGGCCAGAAAGGCTGCCACGTCAAAACATCCGTCAGGTTCTTCACCGACAGGTGTCTCGGGGGCTGGCTCGGCCACATCCGTGTCGGGTGTTTCGGCATCCGGCTCCTCGGGCTCGGCCACGTCGGTGTCAGGCGTTTCGGCATCCGGCTCCTCGGGTTCGGCCACATCGGTATCGGGCGTTTCAGTATCCGGATCCTCGGGTTCGACCACATCAGTGTCGGGCGTTTCGGCATCCGGGTCCTCAGGCTCGGCCACATCGGTGTCGGGCGTCTCGGCGCCCGGGTCTTGGGGGTCCGCCACATCGTCCACAGGTGGAACCGGAGCGTTCCCGTTGTCCAGCATCACAGCGCTGTCAGTGGCCGCGAAATTCTGAGTGACCATCACCGCGTCGAATCCTTGCATGTCACCGGTTTCAATGCCGATGCCAATATATTCGAAATCAGGGTTCAGAATGTTTGCTCGGTGTCCCGGGCTGTTCATCAGGTTTTCGTGCAACTGCGCGACGTCATCGCTAATGCCGGGCTCGCCGCGTTCTGATTGCCAGGCGATATTCTCGCCAGTGCGCCAGCTGCCGGACAGATCAAAACCTGCATCCTGCATTCGCTGTGTCGCGCTGGAGCCGCCCTGGCCTGTATGGCTGAACGTGTCCGTATCCAGCATCCAGCTGCTGTGATCTTCGGATGAGTCGTTCAGCTGTGTTTCCAGTTGCAGTGGGGTAAGCCCGCGTGATGTGCGCTCGGCGTTGATCAGCGCCAGCATTTCTTGCTCGATTTGACTTGCAGTCGACATGGTAGCCTCCGTTTGTAAGTGTCGTCCGATTGGACGTCGCCAGTTACAAGCGGCTTGCTGAGGTCAGATAGGGGCGCAGAAATATTAGGCGAATTCTGGCGGGGCAATGCTACCAGAGCGGGATTCGCTGCGCTGCAAAATGCCGGGCAAAATGTTGCTGGTGGGGAAATGGCGGCTTGTCGCACACCCTGAAGCACGAGTCGGCGGAATAAAACCCACCCCTGAAACGACAAACCCCCGGGCGGGGCCTCGGGGGTCGTCAAATAGTGTCATCTAAAGCTGGATGAGGAAAGTCTTAGAGCAGACCTTCGCGCTGGGCTTTCTTGCGTGCCAGTTTACGGGCACGACGAATCGCTTCAGCTTTCTCACGCGCTTTTTTCTCGGACGGTTTCTCGAAATGTTGCTTCAGCTTCATTTCACGGAACACGCCTTCGCGCTGCAGCTTTTTCTTCAGGGCACGAAGCGCCTGATCGACGTTATTGTCGCGAACACTAACCTGCATGTGGTTGTCACCACCTTTCTAGATAGAGTTGCAAGGAAATTGCAGGAGTTGGCCGTATAGCAAAGCCGCCCTAACTTGTCTAGTACTGGGCCCGACAACCGGAGAACCGCCATGACGACCACATATGAAGATGCAAAACAGCAGCTTTTGGATGCGATGCTGATCCATGTTCCCTTCGACGGCTGGTCGGAAACCAGTTTTCGTGCCTCTATTTCCGATTGTGATCTGGATGATGGTCTGGCCCGTGCGATCTGTCCACGCGGGGCGGTTGATCTGGCGCTGGCTTACCACGCACGCGGCGATCAGGCGATGCTGGATCGCATCAAATCCGAAGATCTGAGCGAGTTGAAATTCCGCGACAAGATTGCAGCTGCGGTTCGGTTCCGGTTGCAGGCGGTCGAAGACAAAGAGTTGGTGCGCCGTGGCATGACCCTGTTTTCCCTGCCGACCCATGCGGCGGATGGGGCCAAGGCGGTCTGGCAAACCTGCGATCTGATCTGGGATGCGCTGGGCGACACGTCGGACGATGTGAATTGGTACACCAAACGGGCCACTCTGTCGGGGGTTTACTCGTCGACGTTGCTGTTTTGGCTGGGCGATGACAGCCCCGACCATCAGCGCACGTGGGAATTCCTGGACCGCCGGATCGCAAATGTCATGGAGTTTGAAAAGCTCAAGGCGCAGGTACGCGACAATCCGGTGCTGAAGCCGTTTCTGGCGGTTCCGAACTGGCTGGCCGGGCAGGTGAAAGCGCCCATGAGAATGCGGGCCGATCTTCCGGGCATGTTGAACCCTCGAAAGTAGGGCATCTTGGCGCTAGGCCCCGGCC
The genomic region above belongs to Ruegeria sp. HKCCD4315 and contains:
- the rpsU gene encoding 30S ribosomal protein S21 — translated: MQVSVRDNNVDQALRALKKKLQREGVFREMKLKQHFEKPSEKKAREKAEAIRRARKLARKKAQREGLL
- the pheT gene encoding phenylalanine--tRNA ligase subunit beta → MKFTLSWLKDHLDTDASVDEIAEALTDLGLEVEEIVNPADRLAGFTLGHVKHAEKHPDADKLRVCTVETDEGDLQIICGAPNAREGITVVVCKPGMYIPGLDITISVGKIRGVESFGMMASERELELSEEHDGIIELPSGEVGDKFVDWLAENDPSKVDPMIEIAITPNRPDALGVEGIARDLAARGIGTLKQRDYAPVPGDFECPIKVSIDEDTLDGAPHFTGRLIRGVKNGPSPQWLQDQLKAIGLRPISALVDITNYMTFDHNRPLHVFDADKVQGNLRVHRAKGGETLVALDEKEYTLQPGMMVISDDNGPESIAGIMGGEETGCAEETVNVFLESAFWDHVQIALTGRALKINSDARYRFERGVDPDYTREGLEHATQMILDICGGEASNVVEAGKAPNHGRAYKLDAARVQSLVGMDIPESEQRQTLTRLGFRLEGEMAHVPSWRPDIMGEADLVEEVARIASLTKLQGKPLPRVTDGIPKAVMTPTQRRQSMARRTCAALGYNECVSYTFIDQASAALFGGGDEATQLENPISSEMSHMRPDLLPGLLQAAARNQARGFADVALFEVGPVFHDGEPGDQKTQITGLLVGRDGPKDVHGAARAVDVFDAKADAEAVLAAIGAPAKVQILRDGDAWWHPGRHGKICLGPKKVLGVFGELHPRVLQAMDIKGPAMAFTIWPDEVPLPRKSGATRAALELRDLQAVERDFAFVVDEGVEALTVVNAAAGADKALIEDVRVFDEFIGGSLGEGKKSLAITVRLQPTDTTLKEKDIEAVAEKIISKVTKATGGVLRG
- a CDS encoding mechanosensitive ion channel family protein, which produces MRVDEVVTQVGAYAPLIMNAVKALVVLILGWIVAGAIGGMVRRRINSTPHIDPTLGNFMASLVKWAILAMVLVAVLGIFGIEATSIVAILGAASLAIGLALQGTLSDLAAGVMLVVFRPYKLGQYVDIGGTAGTVKDLNLFTTELVTPDNVQIIVPNGQSWGSIITNFSAHDTRRVDLVFGIDYGDSADKAMQIILDVAKADDRIHSDPEPWVKVTNLGDSSVDLTARLWCDAADYWDAKFELTKAVKEAFDDKGISIPYPHAVEIQKQG
- the ppk2 gene encoding polyphosphate kinase 2 is translated as MAYENNGGPKDWLEAELEDTLDEDFEIEFSEPMLSMEVRKIYREQHPDMLDRKVYFRNLLRLQAELIKVQDWVQHTGAKVCILFEGRDSAGKGGVIKRITQRLNPRVARVVALPAPSRREQSQWYFQRYVPHLPAAGEIVLFDRSWYNRAGVERVMGFASEDQVEQFFQDVPEFERMLVRSGIILLKYWFSITDEEQQLRFLMRIHDPMKQWKLSPMDLESRIRWESYTKAKEDMLFRTNIPEAPWYIVEGNDKKRERLNCIEHLLTKVPYTDVPQEKVNLPDRRYNPEYERRVLPDELYVPKIY
- a CDS encoding CPBP family intramembrane glutamic endopeptidase translates to MTFFLSLLPAIWPWLILIAAQVTALVGHWAVALSLLVLFASIASATGLMSLLAIAAVVGGLAGAALLPHLKGRLAVAGHALLILWCLAMGAHLLPGFQNLKVLDQVQTGAASTGFTMHLNLDKPMVFFAVLLAWPGMLQSTIQTKFGPLVAGLLLLPGLFLLGLAVGAIQPEFSVPRWWLVFVLSNLFLTCLTEEAFFRGYLQSAVISRLGAVGGVIAASLLFGLAHFGGGPALVVFASILGLACGLGYYSTQRLWVPVAMHFGFNLVHLLLFTYPGPA
- a CDS encoding glutathione S-transferase family protein; the protein is MLDNKPHPIMARWPAQSPDKIQLYSYPTPNGVKASIMLEETGLPYEAHLVTLADADVKSPEFLSLNPNNKIPAIIDPNGPDGEPLALFESGAILLYLAEKSGKLLGESAADKHRITQWLMFQMGGVGPMFGQLGFFHKFAGSEIEDPRPRERYVKEAKRLLNVVNTQLEGQDWIAGDYSIADIALAPWLNALDFYGTKDVVGWDGYANAVAYVDRFMQRPAVQRGKVIPARG
- the ald gene encoding alanine dehydrogenase, whose translation is MKIGCPKEIKPQEFRVGMTPNAAQEAVARGHEVLIETGAGIGAGFDNDAYVAAGARIIDTAEEVFATADMIVKVKEPQAVERKMLREGQLLFTYLHLAPDPEQTHDLLESGCTAIAYETVTDANGGLPLLAPMSEVAGRLAPQVGSWTLQKANGGRGVLMGGVPGVGPAKVVVIGGGVVGTHAAKIAAGMGADVTVLDRSLPRLRYLDDVFGGTFKNQYSTAGATAELIRDADMVIGAVLIPGAAAPKLVSRAQLSTMKPGAVLVDVAIDQGGCFETSKATTHADPIYDVDGIMHYCVANMPGAVARTSTIALGNATMPFMLSLADKGWKQACQDDPHLLEGLNVHAGQLTYYAVGKALGIDVVSPNVVVKS
- a CDS encoding CAP domain-containing protein, which translates into the protein MSTASQIEQEMLALINAERTSRGLTPLQLETQLNDSSEDHSSWMLDTDTFSHTGQGGSSATQRMQDAGFDLSGSWRTGENIAWQSERGEPGISDDVAQLHENLMNSPGHRANILNPDFEYIGIGIETGDMQGFDAVMVTQNFAATDSAVMLDNGNAPVPPVDDVADPQDPGAETPDTDVAEPEDPDAETPDTDVVEPEDPDTETPDTDVAEPEEPDAETPDTDVAEPEEPDAETPDTDVAEPAPETPVGEEPDGCFDVAAFLAELEAFLDNVLAQIDQFHWETDDMTPSDMAEDDMQDTDTDDMDIVEVDDMDPVEAPVDDYAGSDGTDDADIYVFNFWGTGCMIEAA
- a CDS encoding Lrp/AsnC family transcriptional regulator, producing MALDTTDRKILAALQKNGRMSNSELSEQVNLSPSACHRRVQRLEVEGFIRNYVALLDARKMNVPTTVFVEITLQGQAEEVLDSFEKAVARIPDVLECHLMAGTADYILKVVAENTEDFARIHRQYLSRLPGVAQMQSSFALRTVFKTTALPV
- a CDS encoding COQ9 family protein, with product MTTTYEDAKQQLLDAMLIHVPFDGWSETSFRASISDCDLDDGLARAICPRGAVDLALAYHARGDQAMLDRIKSEDLSELKFRDKIAAAVRFRLQAVEDKELVRRGMTLFSLPTHAADGAKAVWQTCDLIWDALGDTSDDVNWYTKRATLSGVYSSTLLFWLGDDSPDHQRTWEFLDRRIANVMEFEKLKAQVRDNPVLKPFLAVPNWLAGQVKAPMRMRADLPGMLNPRK
- a CDS encoding YtoQ family protein; the protein is MLNVYLSGEIHTDWREQIIEGAQGLDVTFNSPVTDHAASDDCGVAILGAEPNKYWHDHKGAMVNAIRTRKGIADADVVVVRFGDKYKQWNAAFDAGYAAALGKSIIVLHGPDHQHALKEVDAAALAVAEEPAQVVEILRYVLTGALPG